From Scomber scombrus chromosome 9, fScoSco1.1, whole genome shotgun sequence, one genomic window encodes:
- the atp5po gene encoding ATP synthase subunit O, mitochondrial: MAAHMLGQQARQFSTSVIRPVAKLVKPPIQVYGVEGRYATALFSAASKQNKLDQVEQELVKVSSFIKDPKISSVVMNPHVKRSIKQKTFHDALAKAKVSPITVNLINVLSDNGRLTITGDVITAFGKMMSAHRGEVICSVTTAQALDEANLADLKVALKGFLQKGETIKLETKSDPSILGGMIVSIGDKYVDMSTKTKIQKLTKLIRET, from the exons ATGGCAGCACACATGCTAGGACAGCAG GCCCGCCAGTTCAGCACGTCTGTGATCAGACCTGTAGCAAAGCTGGTTAAG CCTCCAATCCAGGTTTATGGAGTGGAGGGCCGCTATGCCACTGCTCTTTTCTCAGCTGCCAGTAAGCAGAACAAACTGGACCAAGTGGAGCAGGAGCTGGTCAAAGTGTCt TCCTTCATCAAGGACCCCAAGATTTCCAGTGTTGTAATGAATCCCCATGTGAAGCGCAGCATCAAGCAGAAGACCTTCCATGATGCTCTTGCAAAGGCTAAAGTCTCCCCCATCACCGTCAACCTCATCA ATGTTTTGTCTGACAATGGTCGTCTGACTATTACTGGTGATGTCATCACTGCTTTTGGCAAGATGATGAGCGCACACCGTGGAGAGGTCATCTGCTCCGTCACCACTGCTCAG GCTTTGGATGAGGCTAATCTTGCTGACCTGAAAGTTGCTCTGAAGGGTTTTCTCCAGAAGGGTGAAACCATTAAGCTGGAAACAAAG TCTGATCCTTCAATCCTGGGTGGCATGATCGTCAGTATCGGCGACAAGTATGTGGACATgtccacaaaaacaaagattcaGAAGCTGACCAAGCTCATCAGGGAAACCTAA
- the si:ch1073-44g3.1 gene encoding UPF0461 protein C5orf24 homolog, producing MMHQVTSSSSDYCMSGLAEDCHPASHFDLCSTQSNKFYPTPTNPALQLSLAGLGPLPQSMHKVMTCQMQETQNDFQPQTVKIRGSEAPGADGSKKKKGIVKSGRRGRPSGTTKSAGYRTSTGRPLGTTRAAGFKTSPGRPLGTTKAAGYKVSPGRPPGSIKSLARLKKLDFGCDGSKKLDFSNCSGPKKLDFTSCDVPPFPYTMMEKTVLCEPDGKADETGE from the coding sequence ATGATGCATCAAgtgaccagcagcagcagtgactaCTGTATGAGTGGACTGGCAGAGGACTGTCATCCAGCCAGCCACTTTGATCTGTGCAGCACACAATCCAACAAATTCTACCCCACACCTACAAACCCTGCTTTGCAGCTTTCCCTCGCCGGCCTGGGCCCTTTGCCACAGAGCATGCACAAAGTCATGACATGTCAAATGCAAGAGACCCAGAATGACTTTCAGCCTCAGACAGTTAAAATCAGGGGCAGTGAGGCTCCAGGGGCGGATGGCTCTAAGAAAAAGAAAGGCATCGTGAAGTctgggaggagagggaggccATCGGGGACCACAAAGTCAGCTGGATATCGTACAAGTACTGGACGTCCACTTGGGACCACAAGAGCAGCTGGCTTTAAAACCAGTCCAGGGAGGCCCCTTGGTACCACCAAAGCAGCTGGGTACAAGGTCAGCCCCGGCAGGCCACCCGGCAGCATCAAGAGTCTAGCTCGGCTCAAAAAGCTGGATTTTGGTTGTGACGGCAGCAAGAAACTAGACTTTAGCAACTGCAGCGGCCCCAAGAAACTGGACTTCACTAGCTGTGATGTTCCACCTTTTCCCTACACCATGATGGAGAAAACAGTCCTCTGTGAGCCTGATGGAAAAGCAGATGAAACCGGCGAATAG